The nucleotide window GGCCCTCCAGAGTTACACCGTGCTGGCGCACGGCATCAAGGGGAGCTGTTACGGCATCGGGGCCGATCCGCTGGGTAAGAAGGCGGAGGCGCTGGAGATCGCCTCCAAGGCGGGCGATCGCGCCGGCGTCACAGCCGTCCACGACGCTTTCCTCACCGAGGCGGAGGATCTGCTCATACGGCTGTCCGCCTGTCTGGTGGAGGTAGAAGGCGCCAAGGCCGACGCGCCGCCGAAGACGCTGCAACCCATGCCGGACGGCCGCACGCTCCGGGCGCTTTTTGAGGCCGCCTCGCACTATGACATCACCGCGATGCGCCAAGCCATGGCGGTGCTAACGGCCTCCCGCTATCAGGCGCATGAGGACTTTGTTCAGCAGCT belongs to Oscillospiraceae bacterium and includes:
- a CDS encoding Hpt domain-containing protein, producing the protein MNSDNDGAARLYIDGIDVAGGLNRFGGRLDTYLQVLHSFLEHMPRYLSDLRQTEALQSYTVLAHGIKGSCYGIGADPLGKKAEALEIASKAGDRAGVTAVHDAFLTEAEDLLIRLSACLVEVEGAKADAPPKTLQPMPDGRTLRALFEAASHYDITAMRQAMAVLTASRYQAHEDFVQQLGALVDDFSYDQVQTELEAFLEAYPSL